One Cellulomonas sp. WB94 genomic window, CCCACGTCGCCGTGTTCGACACGTCGTTCCACCAGACACTCCCCCCGGCGGCCTACACGTACGCGATCGACCGCGAGCTGGCCGCGACGTACTCCATCCGCCGGTACGGCGCCCACGGCACGTCGCACAAGTTCGTCTCGCGCGCAGCGGCGGAGTTCCTCGGCAAGGACCCCGCCGAGATCAACGTCATCGTGCTGCACCTCGGCAACGGGGCGTCCGCGTCGGCCGTCCGCGGCGGGGTGTCCGTCGAGACATCGATGGGGCTGACCCCGCTCGAGGGCCTGGTCATGGGCACGCGTTCCGGCGACATCGACCCCGCGGTGCTGTTCCACCTCGCCCGCCAGGGGCACATGTCGATCGACGACCTCGACGACCTGCTCAACCGCCGGTCGGGCATGCTCGGGCTGTCGGGCTACACGGACATGCGCGACGTGCACGACGCGGTGGCCGCGGGCGACGAGAACGCGCGCACGGCCCTCGAGGTCTACTTCCACCGGATCAAGGGCTACGTGGGCAACTACTACGCCCAGCTGGGCCACGTCGACGCGATCGTCTTCACGGCCGGCATCGGCGAGAACGACGACATCGTGCGGATCGGCTCGCTGACGGGCCTCGAGCGCCTCGGCATCGCCGTGGACCCCGACCGCAACGCCGGCCGGATCAAGGTGCCGACGATCATCTCGCCCGACGGCAGCGAGGTCACGGTCCTGGTGTACCCCACGAACGAGGAGCTCGAGATCGCGCGCGAGTCGGTCGAGCTGGTGCGCAGCCGCTGAGGCTGGTAACGGGCCGCTGAGGCCGGCGCGGGCCCGCTGCGACCGGTTCGGGGGTGCTGGGGACGGTTCGGAACCGAGGCACGCGTCCACGCCTCGGACGAACCGCCTCAATCCCTCACGTTGCGCTCGAATGTGCCGATCAGGGGGCGTGACCCACAGCCAGCTGCGGTGTCCGCCGGGTGCGGAATGAGCGTGCATCCCGAGCGCGCCACCTCGGCGCCACTCGCCGAGCACCACGACCTCGTGGAGCACGTCCACGTGCTCAGCGACAACGACCCGGCGCAGTGCGTCGTCCAGGGGCTGCTGGGGCTGGGCATCGTCCGCGACGCCGGCGACGAGGTCGCGGAGATGCACCTGTGCGCCCATCTCGGGTTCGCGTACTACCTGCTGGCGGAGGACGCGCGGGCACTCGAGGTGACCCAGCGGGCGCTCGACCTGGCACGAGCCCGCGACGACAGGCAGTGGGAGGCGAAGGCGCTCGCCACCCTGGGGAGCGTGCACAGCGGGTTCGGTGACAACACGTCCGCGATCGACTACCTCGAGCAGGCGCTCGCGATCCGCCGCGAGCTCGACGACACCTACGGGACGGCGGTCGCGCTCAACAACCTGGCCGACACCTACATCGAGATGCGCCAGTTCTTCGACCGCGCGCGCGAGCTGCTGACGGAGTCGCACGCCCTGTTCACGTCGATCCCCGGCTCGGCCGAGGCGACGAAGGGCGCATCCGTGTCGCTCGGGACCCTCGCGGAGCTCGCCATGGCCGAGTCGGAACGTGTGGGCCTCGGGGCTGACGCCTCGGCGACCGCGGCCGCGGAAGCCCTCGTGCGCGCCCGCGAGAGTCTCGAGGTCGCCCACACCCTCGACGACAACCTCCGCATCCTGGCGATCGCACGACTCGTCGAGGCGCGTGCTCTCGTCGCGTGCGGGCGCCACGACGAGGCGGAGCAGGCGATCGCTCGGATCCGGGCGATGGGCGGGGTCACCGGAACGCCGTACTTCCAGATCATGGACAGCATGCTGACGGGCCGGATCCAGCGGAGGCGCGGGTTCCAC contains:
- a CDS encoding acetate kinase is translated as MNSLVLVINSGSSSIKYQLLDVAAKEVLANGIVERIGLEMGKVKHTGPNGDTVLEQPVADHEAGMKLVLGLFNTQGPQIDETALVAIGHRIVQGGSVFKGPALIDDAVLQQISDLSPLAPLHNPAHVAGIVAARHAFPTVPHVAVFDTSFHQTLPPAAYTYAIDRELAATYSIRRYGAHGTSHKFVSRAAAEFLGKDPAEINVIVLHLGNGASASAVRGGVSVETSMGLTPLEGLVMGTRSGDIDPAVLFHLARQGHMSIDDLDDLLNRRSGMLGLSGYTDMRDVHDAVAAGDENARTALEVYFHRIKGYVGNYYAQLGHVDAIVFTAGIGENDDIVRIGSLTGLERLGIAVDPDRNAGRIKVPTIISPDGSEVTVLVYPTNEELEIARESVELVRSR
- a CDS encoding tetratricopeptide repeat-containing diguanylate cyclase, with amino-acid sequence MSVHPERATSAPLAEHHDLVEHVHVLSDNDPAQCVVQGLLGLGIVRDAGDEVAEMHLCAHLGFAYYLLAEDARALEVTQRALDLARARDDRQWEAKALATLGSVHSGFGDNTSAIDYLEQALAIRRELDDTYGTAVALNNLADTYIEMRQFFDRARELLTESHALFTSIPGSAEATKGASVSLGTLAELAMAESERVGLGADASATAAAEALVRARESLEVAHTLDDNLRILAIARLVEARALVACGRHDEAEQAIARIRAMGGVTGTPYFQIMDSMLTGRIQRRRGFHTAAAQAVEAGLALTDDTPRMTERVQLLTELVAVHEERGAFADALGAHRRLFEATLRARDEVAERRGRVLNGHLDLERAQLAAERAQLRSEQLESVNRTLAYDALHDALTGLANRRDFDSTLAAITSRAHAPLTLLLSDLDEFKAVNDEFSHLVGDEVLRRIAQIIGGCVRGTDLVARVGGEEIAVLLASDPDPSFVAEVCERIRRSIAVYPWEDVAPGLRVTISIGAASWRPGESPVHLHGRADALLYEAKRLGRNRIVRDA